The genomic DNA CCTTGGCAGCTATCTAGGAGTATTACTATGAACGCTCACGAACAACAACGCTTTGATTGTCTTTATGAACAACATCTTACCAATTTAACGCTGCAAGGCAAGCGGCCTGCTACCATCGACGCTTATAGCCGCGCTGTCAGGCGTATTAGTGCTTATTTTGACTGTTGCCCTGATAACCTTTCAACCGATGATTTAAAACGCTACTTCGCTGATTTAATTGCCTCTCACTCCTGGAGCACCGTAAAACTCGACCGTAATGGATTACAGTTTTTCTATCGATATGTTCTTAACCAGCACTGGGAGTGGCTGAGTATTGTGAAGCCTCCGCAGGTTAAACGTTTACCCGATATATTGACCCCTGCCGAAGTATCCATCGTCATTAGCCTCACCCATAAGCTGCGATATCAAGTGTGCTTTTTAACCCTTTACAGTATGGGGTTGCGCCTCGGCGAAGCAATTTCATTGCAGGTTGGCGATATCGATTCCGCGTTGATGCAGGTGCATATTCGTGACGCCAAGGGCGGTAAAGACAGGCTGGTCCCTTTACCTCAACGCACATTACTTGCACTGCGATATTACTGGCAAACCCATCGCCATCCCCGGCATGTACTTCCCGGTAAAGATGGCAAGCCAGGTTCAATGATAGATAAAGGCGGTATTCAAAAAGCACTAAAGCGAGTGATTAACGACTGCAACATCCACAAATCCATCAGCCCACATAATTTACGTCACAGCTATGCGACTCATCTGCTCGAACAAGGGTTAGATTTACGCTCAGTACAGCACTTACTCGGCCACAACAGCCTTAACACTACCGCACGCTATACCCGCCTCACCACCATCACCCGCAAGAACACTGTCCTGTCAGTTAACCAGCTCACTGATAATTTGGTGCTTAAGTGGGAGTGTGACTCATGACATTCATCGATATTTTACGTGACCATCTTGATGCCTTTAATCAGGCTTATGATGGCCAAATTACCCCGTCAATGCGCCAAGCGATTAATGCCATGCTCAGTTGCCGCTCTCATTCCCAAAGAGCCAGCCACTGGGCTTGCCAGGGTTGCACGCATACCGCTGACTTTCCGCTGTCATGTGGTCATCGCAGCTGCCCGCAATGTCAGTACAACACCACGGCAGATTGGCTCACTAAGCAACAAGCCAAGTTACTGCCCGTCGACTATTTCATGGTGACTTTTACATTGCCATTTGAGCTGCGTGTTGTGGCTAAATATCACCCAGAAGCGCTCTATCCAGCCATGTTTGCCGTCGCTGCCAGTGTGCTCAAAGACTTTGCCCTTAACTCACCAAAGCTTGCCGGTGATATTGGTTTCACCGGCGTGCTGCATACTCACAGCCGGCGACGGGATTTACATCCGCATATTCACTTTATTATTCCTGCGGGCAGTTTTAACAAAACTCAACAGCACTGGAAAAAGAACAAAGGCAAATACCTGTTCAACGCCTTTAATATCGCCAATGTCTGGCGTGCACGCTTGCTGGAGTATTTGGCAAAGCTTAATCTCACACTGCCAACCTCACTGCCCAAAAAGTGGGTAGTAGACTGCCAACATGTGGGCAAAGGCTTGCCTGCACTGCAGTATTTATCACGATATCTTTATCGCGGCGTACTGGCTGACAAAAATATCAAAAGTCATGTCGATGACAACGTGAGTTTCGAGTATGAAGACAGCCAAACAAAGTCGACAAAAGTACGCACCTTACCCGCCATAGAATTTCTCTGGTTAATACTGCAACACGTATTACCGAAGGGATTAAGGCGAGTGCGTGACTATGGATTACTCAGAGGTAACGCCAAAAAGCTCAGGCTACAAATACAGCTTATGCTGGCAGTTGCAGGGGCAACGTTTCCAATCATTCCTGAGATAAAGCGCAGATTAGCAACCCGCAGTTGCCCCTGTTGCCAGCAACCAATGCGCTTTATGGGCGTAGTGGCACGACCGACAAACTTAATGACCTCAACCTAATGTTGAAAATAATAAGAATAATGGTTTAACTGAATACCGTGGAGGATTAATTTAACGCACTGAAATTAATAGAGTTAAATAATTAGCAGAGGGGCTAAGGGTACTTGCTGACTACAAAAAACTAGCACGATAACCATCACATCAAACAGCGCGTTTTCTCGAGCTGTTATTTACATAATAAAGAGTCACTCTCGGTGTTCGGGCTTGTTCAACACTTGGGATAAGGACGCGGCTTCGCGCGGCCTATCCTTATTTGTTAGTTGCTCTTTATTAAAAACACCAAACTTACAATAAGTTACCATATTTGAGGGCTCTGCGAAAGAAACCAAAAACACAGGCCACAACTTAGCCGCCCAACGCGATTTTGAGCCATTTACACTTTACGAATTATGCCACCTAAAAGTAAAATGGTGAAAACTTTATTGCCAAAACGCAGAATAAATTATAAAACTTAATATTTGCCAAGTAAAAGAAATGATACAAGTACAAATCTTTTAGGTAAAACACCACAAGTTAAAAACAAATTCTATTGGAACAAGTTGTGCAACTAACAGCTTATTGAACGGCTCGACCGATAAAGCCGACCGTTTAAGTTATTGATTTATATCATCCTACATTTTCTATCTCATTGATGTAAAGCAATTTAATGACTCTTAACCTCCGATATAAAACTTCGATTGCGCGTTAAAAGTGTCGGAATTAAATACTAAAAAAATTAATCACCTAATATCAATAGATTAGGTTTTATCTATTTATTCATCTTTAGCACTTTAGATTGTTTTTTGTACACGTTTTATTGCAATTCATTCAAAACCCATTATAACTGTATGGATGCACAGTACAGGTAACATAAAGGGGGACTTTATGGCGGGAGCAGGATATATAGAAGCAATTCGACAACAAATTCGAGTGAGGCATTACAGTTACCAAACTGAAAAATCATACCTTTATTGGAACCGTTATTTTATAAAATATTTTAAGTTTACTGCTGCAAAACATATTTTACCTACACACATTGAACAGTTTTTATGTTTTTTAGCAAACGAACGGCGTGTTTCCAGCAGTACACAACAGCAAGCCCTTTGCGCCCTTGTTTTTGCGTTTAAACATGTACTAGCCATCGATACCGACAATTTGCAGTTCCCGTATGCAAAAGCACCAACTCGAATTCCGCAGGTTTTAAATGATGCAGAGGCCAAACAGGTCATCGACCATTTACACGGTAAATACCAACTGATTGGCTGTTTATTATATGGCGCGGGGTTAAGATTAACTGAAGCTTTAAGTATTAGACTTAAGGATATCGATTTTGAAAATCGAACACTTTTTGTATTTAGAGGTAAAGGTAAAAAAGATAGAGTTTGTATTTTACCTAAAATGACCATTGATCCCATACAGCAGCAGATGTGCCACGTGCGAGAGACTCATGCTCACGATTTGTCTCAGGGATTAGGGATGGCTTCATTACCTCCTAGCTTACTCAAAAAGTTTGGAACAAGCCCCAAACAATTACATTGGCAATACCTTTTCCCTTCGGTTCACTGCGTGTCGCATCCTGTTAATGGCTACATATGCAGACATCATATTGACCCAACAACATTTAGAAAGGCATTAAAAAAAGCAGTTCAGAAAACGACGATCACTAAACGCATTACCGCTCATACTTTTAGGCATTCTTTTGCAACAAACTTACTGAGGCGTGGTCACGATATAAGAACCGTGCAGGAATTACTCGGCCATAATGATGTAAAAACAACCCAAATCTATACCCATGTTGCAGGTTTACACCAAACAGGTGTACAAAGCCCAATGGATTACAGTTAAAAGTGATAATTAGCCCGCCTGTGAATAAGCCTACAAGGTAAATATTTTCTAATTTACACCCACAAAAAAGGACTCTTGCGAGTCCTTTCTAATTCATTTTCTGCGTGTTACGTATTAGCTACGCAACCCAATGCCGCGCGATATCAAGTAATAAGCCAGTGTCCATAAGCTGACGCAAAAGCCCAGCATAATGGCAATGGATAACGGTACGCTGAGATCAGCAAACCCTAAAAAGCCGTAGCGGAATACGTTGATCATATACACCACAGGGTTTAAGCCCGACACACCTTGCCAAAAAGGTGGCAATAACGATAACGAGTAAAATACCCCACCTAAATAGGTGAGTGGCGTAAGAATAAATGTCGGAATAATACTGATATCATCAAAGCTTTTGGCAAACACCGCATTAATTAAGCCACCAAGTGAGAATAACACTGAGGTTAAAAACATGGTTAAAATAACCAAGCTAACGTGATGCAAGGAGATATCAACAAACAACATCGCCACCACGGTAACAATTAAGCCAACGCACAAACCGCGGGCGACACCGCCACCAACGTAACCGGCTATCATCACATAATGGGGTACGGGTGCCACCATGATTTCTTCAATGTTACGTTGAAACTTGGCGCTGTAAAACGATGAGGCCACATTAGAGTATGAGCTGGTGATCACCGACATCATGATTAAACCAGGGGCAATAAACTCCATATAGCTCACGCCGCCCATTTCACCGATGCGGCTACCGACTAAGTTACCAAAAATTAAAAAATATAACGTCATGGTAATCGCTGGCGGTACTAGCGTTTGGATCCAAATACGGGTAAAGCGATTAATTTCTTTGGTTAAAATACTTTTAAAAGCCACAA from Shewanella psychromarinicola includes the following:
- a CDS encoding tyrosine-type recombinase/integrase, with the protein product MNAHEQQRFDCLYEQHLTNLTLQGKRPATIDAYSRAVRRISAYFDCCPDNLSTDDLKRYFADLIASHSWSTVKLDRNGLQFFYRYVLNQHWEWLSIVKPPQVKRLPDILTPAEVSIVISLTHKLRYQVCFLTLYSMGLRLGEAISLQVGDIDSALMQVHIRDAKGGKDRLVPLPQRTLLALRYYWQTHRHPRHVLPGKDGKPGSMIDKGGIQKALKRVINDCNIHKSISPHNLRHSYATHLLEQGLDLRSVQHLLGHNSLNTTARYTRLTTITRKNTVLSVNQLTDNLVLKWECDS
- a CDS encoding IS91 family transposase; its protein translation is MTFIDILRDHLDAFNQAYDGQITPSMRQAINAMLSCRSHSQRASHWACQGCTHTADFPLSCGHRSCPQCQYNTTADWLTKQQAKLLPVDYFMVTFTLPFELRVVAKYHPEALYPAMFAVAASVLKDFALNSPKLAGDIGFTGVLHTHSRRRDLHPHIHFIIPAGSFNKTQQHWKKNKGKYLFNAFNIANVWRARLLEYLAKLNLTLPTSLPKKWVVDCQHVGKGLPALQYLSRYLYRGVLADKNIKSHVDDNVSFEYEDSQTKSTKVRTLPAIEFLWLILQHVLPKGLRRVRDYGLLRGNAKKLRLQIQLMLAVAGATFPIIPEIKRRLATRSCPCCQQPMRFMGVVARPTNLMTST
- a CDS encoding integron integrase, giving the protein MAGAGYIEAIRQQIRVRHYSYQTEKSYLYWNRYFIKYFKFTAAKHILPTHIEQFLCFLANERRVSSSTQQQALCALVFAFKHVLAIDTDNLQFPYAKAPTRIPQVLNDAEAKQVIDHLHGKYQLIGCLLYGAGLRLTEALSIRLKDIDFENRTLFVFRGKGKKDRVCILPKMTIDPIQQQMCHVRETHAHDLSQGLGMASLPPSLLKKFGTSPKQLHWQYLFPSVHCVSHPVNGYICRHHIDPTTFRKALKKAVQKTTITKRITAHTFRHSFATNLLRRGHDIRTVQELLGHNDVKTTQIYTHVAGLHQTGVQSPMDYS
- a CDS encoding ABC transporter permease, producing MNHLYFVAFKSILTKEINRFTRIWIQTLVPPAITMTLYFLIFGNLVGSRIGEMGGVSYMEFIAPGLIMMSVITSSYSNVASSFYSAKFQRNIEEIMVAPVPHYVMIAGYVGGGVARGLCVGLIVTVVAMLFVDISLHHVSLVILTMFLTSVLFSLGGLINAVFAKSFDDISIIPTFILTPLTYLGGVFYSLSLLPPFWQGVSGLNPVVYMINVFRYGFLGFADLSVPLSIAIMLGFCVSLWTLAYYLISRGIGLRS